In Actinobacillus equuli, the genomic stretch GACCGGAAGCGAAACAAGGCATAGTGGCGAAAGCAATACCAAATGTGGCTCAAGGTACACAGTTACGCGCGGGTATCCCAAACGGGAAACCAAACGGAAATCCAAACGGTACTTCGGCAAACGGCTCACAAAATGGAGCGGCAGGCGGCAGTGGTAGCGGCAGTTCCGGCAGTGAAATCGGTGCTTATAAAGCGGCTGTACAACGTGCATTACAGCGCCGAGCCAATAATGCTTATCCCGCTCGAGAAAAAATGATGCGTAAAACCGGTGTAGTTACCATCGGCTTTACCGTATCACCTTCCGGTGATTTAACCAATGTGAAAGTGTTAAACAGTTCCGGTAACAGCAATCTTGATAACGCGGCAATTAAAGCGGCACAAAGCACAAAAGTGTCGCCGCCACCGGCTGGTTTCCCAAGTAGTGTTACTGTTCCGGTAAAATTCTCGAT encodes the following:
- a CDS encoding energy transducer TonB family protein, with the translated sequence MKKKHSRIGLVSSIVIHTFVFAGFISMVKSSHSDGQPEDNVMSMELVAALLEQPQVAVAEEQPAQTEPEKPQAEPEPEPEAEPIPEPKPQPKPKEKPKEKPKPKEQPKPKEQEKPKKEKAKDKPIKALEKGPEAKQGIVAKAIPNVAQGTQLRAGIPNGKPNGNPNGTSANGSQNGAAGGSGSGSSGSEIGAYKAAVQRALQRRANNAYPAREKMMRKTGVVTIGFTVSPSGDLTNVKVLNSSGNSNLDNAAIKAAQSTKVSPPPAGFPSSVTVPVKFSIE